Genomic DNA from Streptomyces sp. PCS3-D2:
TAGTAGAGGCAGCAGCTGCGCCGTACGAAGGCCACGCCGAGCCCCTCCTCATGGACGAACGTACCGGTGCCAGCGAGCGCCCCACCGTCGGCCAGCAGGCCGCGCACCAGCCCGAGGGCGGCGCCGGCCGGGACCCGGTCGATCAGCACCCGCAGCGCACCGACCAGCCCGGACGCCGTGTTCCCCCGCATGACCGTCGGCGACAGGCCGTAGCGCTCCTGCAGCCCCGCCTCCAGCAGGGCGAGGTTTCCCAGGACCGACTCCCCGAGGTCCTCCACGGGCCGGGCGGCGGGCGCGGGCAGCCAGAACCGGAGCGACCCCGCCTCCGGCAGCTGCCACCACACCCGATCGGCGGCGAGGCTCGGCACCTGGCCGGCCAGGGCCGCGCACCCCAGTCCGAGCGACCACAGCCGCGAGGCGATCCCGAACTGGGCCGTCGAGGCGGCGACCCTCCCGGGTCCGCTGCCGATCCGGCGGCCCACCTCGGCCACGTAGGGCCCGAGGTGCCCGCCGTACAGCGCGGTGAGCGGCCGGAAGCCGGGCTCCGGCGGCTGCTCCCCGTACGCGACGGTGAAGAAGGGGCCCACGTCGGCCAGTCGCCGCAGTACGTCGTCCATACGGGGCATGATCTCAGGCCCCACGCACGGGCGTGCTCACGTCACCCTCCGGGCGGTGGGGCCGGGACCGCCGACGGCTCCAGCGGCGCCGGGGCTCAACCGTTCGGCGGTCTCCCGTCGGAGTTTCGCACCGGCTTCCGACCGGGCCGCCGGGGAGCCTGCCGCCCGGCGCGAGGACCCCTGCGGACCCGGGTGGCGCAGTCGCGTGCGCATCGCCGTCCGACCGCCCTCCGGCACCCCGCCGACGGCCGCCTGTCCGGCCCCGGCCCGGTGGGCGGGCGCCGTCGGGGACGTCCGCGGGACCGGCCCGCGGGGCCTCGCCCGGCAGCATCGGACCGTCCCCGCATCGCCGCAGGTCAGACGCAGGAGAACGGGATCCGGCGGCCGTACGCGCGGCCGTCCGTGGAGCCCGCGTCGGATGGTGGGAGGCATGCCCGTGAAAGAGGATCAAGGGCGCTCCGGCGAGGGGAGGCGAGCCGTCGAGAACCAGCGTCACACCATTGCCGAATTGGGGCTTCATGCGGGGACTTTA
This window encodes:
- a CDS encoding (2Fe-2S)-binding protein encodes the protein MDDVLRRLADVGPFFTVAYGEQPPEPGFRPLTALYGGHLGPYVAEVGRRIGSGPGRVAASTAQFGIASRLWSLGLGCAALAGQVPSLAADRVWWQLPEAGSLRFWLPAPAARPVEDLGESVLGNLALLEAGLQERYGLSPTVMRGNTASGLVGALRVLIDRVPAGAALGLVRGLLADGGALAGTGTFVHEEGLGVAFVRRSCCLYYRVPGGGLCGDCVLRTRRG